The following are from one region of the Methanobacteriales archaeon HGW-Methanobacteriales-1 genome:
- the pseB gene encoding UDP-N-acetylglucosamine 4,6-dehydratase (inverting), whose amino-acid sequence MFNNKTILITGGTGSFGKKFTRRILNEYNPKKIIIYSRDEYKQFLMQGQFKDHSEKLRFFIGDVRDEKRLYRAFDGVDIVIHAAALKQVPAAEYNPIEAIKTNIHGAENIINAAIDKGVKKVIALSTDKAVNPINLYGATKLVSDKLFISGNAYVGDKDTLFSVVRYGNVSGSRGSVIPFFKSLIDQGKKNIPITDFRMTRFWITLDDAVDMVINAIEESKGGELYVRKCPSFKVTDLAKAMKENCEFEDVGIRPGEKLHEVMVTEEDSRTTYEYDDHYIIYPDFDWWKNINNKPGGKIVEDRFRYSSDNNKEWLSFEEIRNLLEKIDIVY is encoded by the coding sequence ATGTTTAACAATAAAACAATCCTAATTACTGGAGGGACCGGGTCCTTTGGTAAAAAATTTACAAGAAGAATTTTAAATGAATATAATCCAAAAAAAATAATTATCTATTCTAGAGATGAATATAAACAGTTTTTGATGCAGGGCCAGTTTAAAGATCATTCTGAAAAACTTAGATTTTTCATAGGTGACGTAAGGGATGAAAAAAGATTATATAGGGCTTTTGATGGAGTAGATATTGTTATACATGCTGCAGCTTTAAAACAAGTCCCTGCTGCAGAATACAATCCAATTGAAGCTATTAAAACCAATATTCATGGTGCTGAAAATATTATCAATGCAGCTATTGATAAAGGGGTCAAAAAAGTAATTGCATTGTCCACAGATAAAGCCGTGAACCCCATAAATCTTTATGGTGCAACAAAACTTGTTTCTGATAAGTTGTTTATTTCTGGAAATGCTTATGTAGGTGATAAAGATACTCTATTCAGTGTTGTAAGATATGGAAATGTATCTGGAAGCAGGGGTTCAGTTATTCCATTCTTTAAATCATTAATCGATCAGGGCAAAAAGAACATACCTATCACCGATTTTAGAATGACTCGATTCTGGATTACACTTGATGATGCAGTTGACATGGTTATAAACGCCATAGAAGAATCTAAAGGCGGTGAACTGTATGTTAGAAAATGTCCTTCTTTTAAAGTCACAGATTTAGCTAAAGCCATGAAAGAAAACTGCGAGTTTGAGGATGTTGGAATCAGACCTGGAGAAAAACTCCATGAAGTCATGGTAACCGAAGAAGACTCAAGAACAACTTATGAATATGATGATCATTATATAATTTACCCCGATTTTGATTGGTGGAAAAATATTAACAATAAGCCGGGTGGTAAAATAGTTGAAGATCGGTTCAGATATTCTTCAGATAATAATAAAGAATGGCTTTCTTTTGAAGAAATCAGAAATTTACTTGAAAAAATAGACATAGTTTATTAG
- a CDS encoding nucleoside-diphosphate sugar epimerase has product MKLNGKRIIVTGGAGFIGSNLLKHLINEKTEVLVLDNLFTGKKEFIPPEVQFKNIDIRSDEIKEIIKDFKPDNIIHLAAIHYIPYCNENPEETFDVNVMGTRNILEASQGIDFFFASSAAVYPPLDGPLDENIIGPMDVYGKTKLIGEDLVRLYAKNAIIGRFFNAYGPNETNPHLIPEIIDQILCGNNSIELGNLSPKRDYIHVDDICSAIISLLKSNNPGVYNIGTGNEYSVTEIVDAISQILDRNIEIIQDPKRMRKVEREHLLADITTIQKIGWNPKESIYKGLNSLITAQINLYDNI; this is encoded by the coding sequence CTGGTTTCATCGGTTCCAACCTTTTAAAACATCTTATTAATGAAAAAACTGAAGTTTTAGTACTGGATAATTTATTTACAGGTAAAAAAGAATTCATTCCACCAGAAGTTCAGTTCAAAAATATAGACATTCGCTCTGATGAAATAAAAGAGATCATAAAAGATTTTAAACCAGATAATATTATTCACTTAGCTGCAATTCATTACATTCCCTATTGTAATGAAAACCCAGAAGAAACATTTGATGTTAATGTAATGGGAACAAGAAATATTCTCGAGGCATCCCAAGGGATTGACTTCTTTTTTGCATCCTCTGCAGCAGTATATCCTCCATTAGATGGCCCTTTAGATGAAAATATCATTGGGCCAATGGATGTTTATGGGAAAACCAAATTAATTGGTGAAGATTTAGTTAGATTATATGCTAAAAATGCAATCATAGGCCGTTTTTTCAATGCATATGGTCCTAATGAAACCAATCCCCATTTGATACCTGAAATTATTGATCAAATATTGTGCGGGAATAATTCTATTGAATTGGGCAATTTAAGTCCTAAACGAGATTATATTCATGTTGATGATATTTGTAGTGCAATTATTTCACTTTTGAAATCCAATAACCCCGGTGTTTATAATATAGGTACTGGAAATGAGTATTCCGTTACTGAAATTGTGGATGCGATTAGTCAAATACTTGATCGAAATATTGAAATAATTCAAGACCCTAAAAGGATGAGAAAGGTTGAGAGAGAGCATTTGTTAGCTGATATTACGACAATTCAGAAAATTGGTTGGAATCCAAAAGAAAGTATTTATAAAGGTTTAAATAGCTTAATAACCGCTCAAATCAATTTATATGATAATATTTGA
- the pseG gene encoding UDP-2,4-diacetamido-2,4,6-trideoxy-beta-L-altropyranose hydrolase, with amino-acid sequence MKVLIITEGSSKIGFGHITRCTALYQSFKEKGLIVHFIVNGDSKIELLLKDMEYKIFNWLKYSDKLFDLLDDYDIVIIDSYLADEDFYKKLSKSVPLAAYIDDNKRINYPKGIVINGSILAEKLNYPQTNAVDYLLGSPYIPLRHEFWKVAEKEVNTLIQSIMVTFGGDDLRDLTPEVLKLLTKHYPDLSKKIVIGKGFKNISEIETLKDTKTELIYYPDAEGMVKTMLESDITISSGGQTLYELARVGIPTIAIGVAYNQTHNVEYWKKVGFIEFAGFWNEDNLYNSILENLELYKDKKIRTNKCKKGRKYVDGNGALKIAKKCLSKYHNENMTLRVAKPTDINDVYELSNENEVRKNSFNCDKIKFKDHEKWFKNKLDDLDNIFLIIKSGSDFLGQVRFDLEENNATVSISITKNFRELGLGRNILKRSIEYLKVNAPHIQIIKAYIKENNPKSVMLFEKMGFKNKKEFWIRNQDALLYIYNISG; translated from the coding sequence ATGAAAGTTTTAATAATAACTGAAGGCAGTAGTAAGATTGGTTTTGGACATATAACTAGATGCACCGCTTTATATCAATCTTTTAAAGAAAAAGGATTAATTGTGCATTTTATAGTTAATGGGGATTCCAAAATTGAGTTACTTCTCAAAGATATGGAATATAAAATATTTAACTGGTTAAAATATTCTGACAAGCTTTTTGATTTGTTAGATGACTATGATATAGTCATAATAGACTCTTATTTGGCTGATGAAGATTTTTATAAAAAATTATCCAAATCAGTGCCATTAGCTGCCTACATTGATGATAATAAAAGAATTAATTATCCGAAAGGAATCGTGATTAATGGTTCTATACTGGCTGAAAAACTAAATTATCCCCAGACAAATGCAGTTGATTATTTGCTGGGTAGCCCTTACATACCATTAAGACATGAATTTTGGAAGGTGGCGGAAAAAGAAGTAAATACACTAATTCAAAGTATTATGGTTACCTTTGGCGGAGATGATTTACGGGATTTAACTCCAGAAGTATTAAAACTATTAACCAAACATTATCCTGATTTAAGCAAAAAAATTGTAATCGGTAAAGGATTTAAAAATATATCCGAAATTGAAACTTTAAAGGATACAAAAACAGAACTCATATATTACCCTGATGCCGAAGGCATGGTGAAAACTATGCTTGAATCAGATATAACCATATCCTCAGGTGGACAAACTCTATATGAACTTGCCCGAGTGGGGATCCCCACCATTGCCATAGGGGTTGCTTATAATCAGACCCATAATGTGGAATATTGGAAAAAAGTGGGCTTTATCGAGTTTGCAGGTTTTTGGAATGAAGATAATTTATATAATTCTATATTGGAAAATTTAGAATTATATAAAGATAAAAAAATAAGAACGAATAAATGTAAAAAAGGAAGGAAATATGTAGATGGTAATGGGGCTCTTAAAATTGCTAAAAAATGTTTAAGTAAGTATCATAACGAAAATATGACATTAAGAGTCGCTAAACCTACAGATATTAATGATGTTTATGAATTATCCAATGAGAATGAAGTAAGGAAAAATTCTTTTAACTGTGATAAAATTAAATTTAAAGATCATGAAAAATGGTTTAAGAACAAATTAGATGATCTTGATAATATATTTCTTATTATAAAAAGCGGATCTGATTTTTTAGGGCAAGTGAGATTTGATCTTGAAGAAAATAATGCCACAGTAAGCATAAGTATAACTAAAAACTTTAGAGAATTAGGCCTTGGAAGAAACATCCTAAAAAGATCAATAGAATATCTTAAAGTAAATGCACCACATATTCAAATTATTAAAGCTTACATAAAAGAAAATAATCCAAAATCTGTAATGTTATTTGAAAAAATGGGTTTTAAAAATAAAAAAGAATTTTGGATACGAAATCAAGACGCATTACTCTATATCTATAATATCAGTGGTTAA
- a CDS encoding polysaccharide biosynthesis protein translates to MIEYKLFIHRIGLVGITNILVALSSLILLPILTKSFVAAEYGIWVQITTTIFLFSNLTTLGLPFAMLRFLSAEKNRMKIQEGFYSVLIAVILSSVILLSIFILFSESISNALFNNNLGIVIIVAFTIFFAGLNGVLLGYFRTFQQMKVYSIFVLFQTYSGVFVVSYLAISNFDIYYVTIGLFVTYLFTFALMFLFISNNLRIKIPQFKNLRKYLSFGIPTIPSNFSYWAVDSSDRYIIGFLLGTTFVGYYAPGYILGNIIIILLSPFSFLLPSVLPKYYDKNDIKTVTSFLEYSLKYFLLIAIPSAFGISLLSKPVLILLTTPEIALNGYLITPFVAFSTLLYGVYGIISNILVLEKKTKIIGFIWIIAALVNIILNIIIVPYLGIIGAAITTSISYIAAFSLSYYYSIQFFKININYHFIFKCLIASLLMSVFIIIINPNGILSILCTIMISCVIYFGLIYIFKGITKNEVMYFKKMFKI, encoded by the coding sequence TTGATTGAATATAAACTATTTATACATAGGATAGGTTTAGTTGGAATTACTAATATTTTGGTTGCATTAAGCTCTTTAATTTTACTTCCAATTTTAACTAAAAGTTTTGTTGCTGCTGAATATGGAATTTGGGTTCAAATTACCACAACAATTTTTTTATTTTCGAATTTAACTACTTTAGGCCTACCTTTTGCTATGTTACGATTTCTTTCAGCTGAAAAAAATAGAATGAAAATACAAGAAGGATTTTATTCAGTTTTAATCGCTGTTATTTTATCAAGTGTTATATTACTATCAATTTTCATTTTATTTTCTGAAAGTATATCTAATGCATTATTTAATAATAATTTGGGCATTGTAATTATTGTAGCTTTCACGATCTTTTTCGCAGGCTTAAATGGGGTTCTTCTTGGTTACTTTAGAACTTTCCAACAAATGAAAGTGTATTCTATTTTCGTTTTATTTCAAACTTATTCGGGAGTCTTTGTTGTTTCTTATTTAGCCATTTCTAATTTTGATATTTACTATGTCACTATAGGACTTTTTGTAACATATTTATTTACTTTCGCATTAATGTTTTTGTTTATTTCTAATAATTTAAGAATTAAAATTCCACAGTTCAAAAATTTAAGGAAATATTTATCTTTTGGAATACCAACTATTCCCAGTAATTTTTCTTACTGGGCTGTAGATTCAAGTGATAGATACATTATTGGTTTTCTCTTAGGAACAACATTTGTGGGGTATTACGCTCCAGGTTATATTTTAGGAAATATTATTATTATTTTACTATCTCCTTTCTCTTTTTTATTACCATCGGTTCTTCCCAAATATTATGATAAAAATGATATTAAGACAGTAACTTCATTTTTAGAATATTCTTTGAAATATTTCCTTTTAATAGCTATACCTTCAGCATTTGGAATATCATTACTTTCAAAGCCTGTTTTAATTTTACTAACAACACCAGAAATAGCACTGAATGGTTATTTAATAACACCTTTTGTGGCATTTAGTACATTATTATATGGAGTTTATGGGATAATAAGTAATATTCTGGTATTGGAGAAAAAAACAAAAATTATAGGATTTATTTGGATAATTGCTGCTTTAGTAAATATAATTTTAAACATAATAATTGTCCCCTATTTAGGAATTATTGGAGCAGCTATAACAACTTCTATTTCTTATATTGCAGCTTTTAGTTTATCATATTATTATTCTATCCAATTTTTTAAAATTAATATCAACTACCATTTTATTTTTAAGTGTTTAATTGCATCTCTTTTGATGTCTGTTTTTATAATTATTATAAATCCTAATGGGATTTTAAGTATTTTATGTACAATTATGATAAGTTGTGTAATATATTTTGGATTGATATACATTTTTAAGGGCATAACGAAGAATGAAGTTATGTATTTTAAAAAAATGTTTAAAATATAA
- a CDS encoding acylneuraminate cytidylyltransferase — MKIGAIIQARTSSTRLPEKVLKNLPCNHNITVLEQVIRRLKRSEKLDDIIIATTTDENDKKIIDIAEKEKITWFRGSKENVLERYYLAAKENELDVIVRITSDCPCVDPDIVDFLLENHLKNKGDYTSNTTLRTFPVGLDVEVVSFEALKTCYYNADTDLEKEHVTSYIHHNLSHFKTDNLISNEDMSQVRITLDTEEDYTLLCAVFDYLYEENELFKYYDIISLFKDKPWLKNINKKIMAKKSFETLEDELDEALHILEMQELNNAKEILEKSMK, encoded by the coding sequence ATGAAAATTGGGGCAATAATCCAAGCAAGAACATCATCTACCCGCCTTCCCGAGAAAGTTTTAAAAAATTTACCATGTAACCACAATATAACAGTTTTAGAACAGGTTATTCGGAGATTAAAGAGATCAGAAAAGTTAGATGATATAATTATTGCTACAACTACTGATGAGAATGATAAAAAAATCATCGATATCGCTGAAAAAGAAAAAATAACATGGTTTAGAGGTAGTAAAGAGAATGTATTGGAAAGATACTATTTAGCCGCTAAAGAAAATGAATTAGATGTTATTGTAAGAATAACCAGTGATTGTCCCTGTGTGGATCCCGATATTGTGGATTTTCTATTAGAAAATCACCTGAAAAATAAGGGAGATTATACATCAAATACCACGCTTAGGACTTTTCCGGTAGGGTTAGATGTAGAAGTGGTCAGCTTTGAAGCCCTTAAAACTTGCTATTATAATGCAGATACTGATTTAGAAAAGGAACATGTGACATCATATATCCATCATAATTTAAGTCATTTCAAGACTGATAACCTGATTTCCAATGAAGATATGTCTCAAGTTCGAATAACCCTGGATACTGAAGAGGATTACACATTATTATGTGCTGTTTTTGATTATCTTTATGAAGAAAATGAATTATTTAAATATTACGATATAATAAGTTTATTTAAAGATAAACCCTGGCTAAAAAATATAAATAAAAAAATAATGGCAAAAAAATCTTTTGAAACGTTAGAAGATGAACTTGACGAGGCTTTGCATATTTTAGAGATGCAGGAATTAAATAATGCCAAAGAAATCTTAGAAAAATCCATGAAATAA
- the pseI gene encoding pseudaminic acid synthase, with amino-acid sequence MNFKIDKREIGENKPVFIIAELSANHLGDFDLAVETIKSMKESGADAIKMQTYTPDTLTLDCNNKYFKIKHDTLWDDSTFYQLYNDACMPWEWQPKLKKIAEKLGLIAFSSPFDKTSVDFLEDMDMPAYKIASFEITDIPLIEYVASTGKPVIISTGIAEICDIELAVKTCKKEGNDQISLLKCTSSYPAPFEEINLNTIPNLKQTFNTVVGLSDHTLGNSVSIASVALGAKIIEKHFILDRTLGGPDAEFSLEPEEFKNMVESIREVEKALGKVTYDLTEKTKSSKDFSRSLFVVKNIKKGEKFTESNVKSIRPGFGLHPKYLNIVIGKKASNDILKGTPLNWNLL; translated from the coding sequence ATGAATTTTAAAATAGATAAAAGGGAAATTGGGGAAAACAAACCTGTTTTTATAATTGCAGAATTATCAGCAAATCATTTAGGCGATTTTGATTTAGCTGTTGAGACAATAAAGTCTATGAAAGAATCTGGAGCAGACGCTATTAAAATGCAAACTTATACTCCTGATACACTAACCCTTGACTGCAATAATAAATATTTTAAAATAAAACATGATACTTTATGGGATGATTCAACATTTTATCAGCTTTATAATGATGCATGCATGCCGTGGGAATGGCAACCAAAACTTAAAAAAATAGCAGAAAAATTAGGTCTCATTGCATTTTCATCACCCTTTGATAAAACTTCTGTTGATTTTCTTGAAGATATGGATATGCCAGCATATAAGATTGCATCTTTTGAAATAACAGACATACCATTAATAGAATATGTAGCTTCTACTGGTAAACCAGTGATTATTTCTACTGGAATAGCAGAAATTTGTGATATAGAATTAGCCGTGAAAACCTGTAAAAAAGAGGGAAATGATCAAATTTCTCTTTTGAAATGCACATCATCATATCCTGCTCCTTTTGAAGAGATAAATCTTAATACTATTCCTAATTTAAAACAAACTTTCAATACCGTTGTTGGCCTTTCTGATCATACTCTTGGGAATTCTGTATCTATTGCATCTGTTGCTCTTGGAGCAAAGATAATAGAAAAACATTTTATTTTAGATAGAACTCTTGGAGGACCCGACGCAGAATTTTCTTTAGAGCCTGAAGAATTTAAAAATATGGTGGAATCAATTAGGGAAGTAGAAAAAGCATTGGGAAAAGTAACTTACGACCTTACAGAAAAAACTAAAAGCAGCAAAGATTTCTCACGTTCATTATTTGTTGTTAAGAATATTAAAAAGGGTGAAAAATTTACAGAAAGCAATGTAAAATCCATAAGACCCGGCTTTGGACTTCATCCTAAATATTTAAATATTGTAATTGGAAAAAAAGCAAGCAATGATATTTTAAAGGGAACACCTTTAAACTGGAATTTATTGTGA
- the pseC gene encoding UDP-4-amino-4,6-dideoxy-N-acetyl-beta-L-altrosamine transaminase — protein MVFIKFLPYGKQHIDENDIKSVLNVLKSDLITQGPKINEFEEKLAKYCGSKYAVAFNSGTSSLHGAYFAFGVEKGDEIITSPNTFVATSNAALYLNANPVFTDVEKKTGNMDVSKVAGKINQKTKIIVPVHYSGNPVDLKELSDIAEENDIKIIEDAAHSIGAKYNGEKIGNSRYSEMSIFSFHPVKHITTGEGGAVLTNNEEYYEKLLMFRSHGITKDHFVNKSDGDWYYEMHHLGFNYRITDIQAVLGLSQLKKLDKFVQRRREIAKIYDLAFEGNPYFKTIAEKDCCESSYHLYPILIEDEYLDKKKEIFSKLREEGLGVQVHYIPVYLQPYYQKLGYKKYSCPLSENFYHREISIPMYPTLSNDDLDFVVKKIFKVFKNL, from the coding sequence GTGGTTTTTATTAAGTTTTTACCTTACGGGAAGCAGCATATTGATGAAAATGATATTAAATCTGTTTTAAATGTTTTAAAATCAGATTTAATTACTCAAGGGCCTAAAATAAATGAATTTGAAGAAAAATTAGCAAAATACTGTGGTTCTAAATATGCTGTCGCATTCAATTCTGGTACTTCCTCCCTTCACGGAGCTTACTTTGCATTTGGTGTTGAAAAAGGTGATGAAATCATTACATCACCAAATACATTTGTTGCAACATCTAATGCTGCTTTATATTTAAATGCAAATCCTGTTTTTACTGATGTGGAAAAAAAAACAGGAAATATGGATGTTTCTAAGGTTGCAGGAAAGATAAATCAAAAAACTAAAATTATTGTTCCAGTACATTACAGTGGAAACCCCGTAGACCTTAAAGAACTGTCTGATATTGCTGAAGAAAATGATATTAAAATTATTGAGGATGCTGCACATTCAATAGGTGCAAAATACAATGGAGAAAAAATAGGAAATTCCAGGTACTCTGAAATGAGTATTTTTAGCTTTCATCCAGTTAAGCATATAACCACTGGCGAAGGAGGAGCAGTTTTAACCAATAATGAAGAATATTATGAAAAACTGTTAATGTTCCGATCTCATGGTATAACAAAAGACCATTTTGTTAATAAGTCAGATGGAGATTGGTACTATGAAATGCATCATTTAGGGTTTAATTACCGGATTACTGATATCCAGGCAGTTTTAGGATTATCCCAGCTTAAAAAGCTTGATAAATTTGTACAAAGAAGAAGAGAAATAGCAAAAATATATGATCTTGCCTTTGAAGGTAACCCTTACTTTAAAACTATAGCTGAAAAAGATTGCTGTGAATCTTCTTATCATTTGTATCCTATCTTAATCGAAGATGAATACTTGGATAAAAAGAAAGAAATATTCTCTAAATTAAGAGAAGAAGGATTAGGAGTACAAGTTCATTATATACCCGTTTATTTGCAACCTTATTATCAAAAACTCGGCTATAAAAAATATTCATGCCCATTATCTGAGAATTTCTATCATAGAGAGATTAGTATTCCCATGTATCCCACACTGAGCAATGATGACTTGGATTTTGTAGTAAAAAAGATTTTTAAAGTTTTTAAGAATTTATGA